The Petrocella atlantisensis genome has a window encoding:
- a CDS encoding molybdopterin molybdotransferase MoeA produces the protein MNIFNMKSLHDAKAIVLSKDNTIELKSESVHLLNSHGRIVSETLYAQVDIPAFNRSTVDGYAVKVKDILGASDSIPSILTPKSEVLMGEAATMVCHLGEAVYVPTGGMLPEGADGMVMIEHTELLDQQTLLIKKPIAYGENITYKGDDLKEKDVILEKGEKISAYDMGILAGVGFGQVKVLSKIKVAILSTGDEIIDYDQVPNPGQIRDINGYTLSGAVMACGGEVVYKALIKDDFEALRAALEHSAQISDLVILSGGSSVGTCDYTKSAIESFETGEILMHGISVKPGKPTIVGKLEGKMVFGLPGHPAASAIIFEILVKPYIRSSQMRPSNDFKVRAIMTTNLHAAPGKDTFVMTVLHREEGIYYATPIQGKSGLMTLLTKATGYIQIASEQEGLYKGQEVEVTLIKEVSS, from the coding sequence GTGAATATTTTCAATATGAAATCACTCCATGATGCAAAAGCCATCGTACTTTCAAAAGACAATACCATAGAACTAAAAAGCGAAAGCGTCCATTTGCTAAATAGCCATGGCCGCATTGTGAGTGAAACTTTGTACGCACAGGTGGATATACCGGCTTTTAACCGTTCTACAGTCGATGGCTATGCCGTTAAAGTTAAAGATATATTGGGCGCCTCTGATAGCATACCTTCCATCTTGACACCAAAAAGTGAAGTCTTAATGGGCGAAGCCGCTACAATGGTTTGTCACTTAGGTGAAGCGGTCTATGTACCAACCGGTGGCATGTTACCGGAAGGCGCAGATGGTATGGTTATGATTGAACATACAGAGTTATTAGATCAACAGACCCTCCTTATTAAAAAGCCCATAGCTTACGGTGAGAACATTACTTATAAAGGCGATGACTTAAAAGAAAAGGATGTTATTCTAGAAAAAGGTGAAAAGATATCAGCCTATGATATGGGCATACTTGCCGGTGTGGGCTTTGGTCAAGTCAAGGTTTTAAGTAAAATCAAAGTGGCTATACTTTCCACAGGCGATGAGATCATCGATTATGACCAGGTGCCCAACCCTGGACAGATTCGGGACATCAACGGATATACTTTATCAGGTGCGGTTATGGCTTGCGGCGGTGAGGTGGTTTATAAAGCCCTCATCAAAGATGATTTTGAAGCCTTAAGAGCGGCACTGGAGCATAGCGCTCAGATTTCAGATCTGGTCATTTTATCCGGTGGTAGCTCTGTAGGTACCTGTGATTATACCAAATCAGCCATAGAGTCCTTTGAAACTGGAGAGATACTGATGCACGGTATATCTGTAAAACCTGGAAAACCGACGATCGTCGGTAAGTTAGAAGGTAAGATGGTCTTCGGCTTACCTGGTCATCCGGCAGCATCGGCCATTATCTTTGAAATACTTGTAAAGCCATATATTAGAAGTTCTCAGATGCGACCATCAAATGATTTTAAAGTCCGTGCGATTATGACCACCAATCTTCATGCGGCGCCCGGAAAAGATACTTTTGTCATGACGGTTCTGCATCGTGAGGAAGGCATCTATTACGCCACACCGATTCAAGGCAAATCCGGCCTTATGACCTTGCTTACAAAGGCAACGGGTTATATTCAGATTGCCAGCGAACAAGAAGGTCTATACAAAGGCCAGGAAGTAGAAGTCACTCTAATCAAGGAGGTGTCAAGTTAA
- a CDS encoding ABC transporter permease, giving the protein MALLMEGLKEALLLLFRFDREVYGIIGLSIGLSFTSTIFSAIIGIPLGLYLGIKPFRFKKTFTRTIYTMMSLPPVVIGLLVALFLSRSGPLGSLGLIFTPTAMVIAQMILITPIILGIVYNDAKQQGPAIKQIGMTLGAGRLQTLKLLITEMRITLLIALVTGFGRATSEVGAVMIVGGNIKGHTRVMTTYIAMNSSMGNYAVAISMGIVLLLISFMVNTILYHYVTGE; this is encoded by the coding sequence ATGGCGCTATTAATGGAAGGATTAAAAGAAGCATTATTATTGTTGTTTCGATTTGATAGAGAAGTCTATGGGATTATTGGATTATCCATCGGGCTTTCTTTTACTTCCACAATATTCTCTGCAATCATAGGGATTCCCTTGGGCTTGTATCTTGGAATTAAGCCCTTCAGGTTCAAGAAAACCTTCACCCGAACCATTTATACCATGATGAGTTTACCACCGGTGGTGATTGGTCTCTTGGTGGCCTTGTTCCTCTCAAGGAGTGGTCCTCTAGGATCATTGGGTCTTATATTTACACCGACTGCGATGGTGATTGCTCAGATGATTCTCATCACCCCTATTATATTAGGTATTGTCTACAACGATGCAAAGCAACAAGGTCCGGCCATAAAACAGATTGGCATGACACTGGGCGCTGGCAGATTGCAGACGCTGAAGTTGCTTATAACCGAGATGCGAATCACACTTTTGATTGCTTTAGTGACAGGATTTGGAAGAGCCACCTCAGAAGTGGGCGCCGTTATGATTGTAGGTGGTAATATCAAAGGCCACACAAGAGTCATGACCACATACATCGCCATGAACAGCTCTATGGGTAACTATGCTGTGGCGATTTCCATGGGGATTGTACTTTTACTGATTTCCTTTATGGTTAACACCATACTTTATCATTATGTAACGGGAGAATGA
- the moaA gene encoding GTP 3',8-cyclase MoaA, with the protein MIDSYGRKINYLRLSVTDRCNLRCQYCMPENGIEKMEHKDILSIEEMDTIVGIFAKMGITKIRLTGGEPLVRGGILTLIEKIKAHTEIKEVALTTNGLLLKDMAQDLKDSGLDRVNISVDSLDPEKFSRMTRGGHLDDLLAGIKEAKRVGLTPIKLNVVLIGGFNDDEIPDFVALTKEEAIDVRFIELMPIGEVARWSKNNFLANQTVLEQVPELTPVEEEDPTSPAKYYRLPGGKGKIGLISPITCKFCEDCNRIRLTPEGKLKYCLHSDEEFDLKKALDEGVDLSKYIIESIQKKPKEHNLENGKSILRNMVQIGG; encoded by the coding sequence ATGATTGACAGTTATGGTAGGAAAATCAATTATTTAAGATTATCAGTGACCGATCGATGCAACTTAAGGTGTCAGTATTGCATGCCGGAAAATGGCATCGAGAAAATGGAACATAAAGATATCCTCTCCATTGAAGAGATGGATACCATCGTCGGTATATTTGCAAAAATGGGCATCACGAAAATAAGACTCACCGGTGGTGAACCACTGGTGCGTGGCGGCATTCTTACGCTAATAGAAAAAATAAAAGCCCATACAGAGATTAAAGAAGTAGCTCTTACCACCAATGGGCTGCTCTTAAAAGACATGGCACAGGATTTAAAAGACAGCGGGCTAGACCGTGTGAATATTAGTGTGGATTCACTTGACCCAGAGAAGTTTTCAAGGATGACACGGGGTGGTCATTTGGACGATCTGCTTGCAGGTATTAAAGAAGCTAAGCGTGTGGGATTAACCCCCATTAAGTTGAACGTGGTGCTTATCGGCGGTTTTAACGATGATGAGATTCCGGATTTTGTTGCCTTGACAAAGGAGGAAGCCATAGATGTCAGGTTCATCGAACTTATGCCCATTGGCGAAGTAGCCAGATGGTCTAAGAACAACTTCCTGGCCAATCAAACGGTACTGGAACAGGTGCCTGAATTAACACCGGTAGAAGAGGAAGACCCTACATCACCGGCAAAGTATTACAGACTCCCCGGTGGAAAAGGCAAAATCGGCCTGATTAGTCCAATCACCTGCAAGTTCTGTGAGGACTGTAACAGGATTAGACTGACACCGGAAGGCAAGCTTAAGTATTGTCTCCATTCTGACGAAGAATTCGATCTTAAAAAAGCACTAGATGAAGGCGTAGATCTTAGTAAATATATCATAGAATCCATACAGAAAAAACCGAAGGAACATAATCTGGAAAACGGCAAAAGTATCCTAAGAAACATGGTGCAAATCGGAGGCTAA
- the moaC gene encoding cyclic pyranopterin monophosphate synthase MoaC, which yields MGLTHFNDNGRAHMVEVTDKSDTYRVAVANGQIVMKPSTIEAIRSSGIKKGDVLNVAQVAGIMGAKKTSDVIPMCHPLMLTGVNLEFEIQEDRIIIIATVKTHGKTGVEMEALTAVSVAALTIYDMCKAIDKDMVIGQVRLIEKNGGKSGHYKRQGD from the coding sequence ATGGGTCTAACACATTTTAATGATAATGGCAGAGCACATATGGTAGAAGTGACGGATAAGTCAGATACCTATAGGGTTGCAGTAGCCAATGGACAGATTGTCATGAAGCCATCTACTATTGAAGCTATTCGATCATCAGGCATCAAAAAAGGTGATGTTCTGAATGTAGCGCAGGTGGCAGGTATTATGGGAGCGAAAAAAACCAGCGACGTCATACCCATGTGTCACCCCTTAATGCTCACTGGTGTGAATCTTGAATTTGAGATACAAGAGGATCGGATTATAATTATAGCTACGGTAAAAACACATGGCAAAACAGGTGTAGAGATGGAAGCATTGACCGCAGTTTCTGTGGCCGCACTGACCATCTACGATATGTGCAAAGCCATTGACAAGGATATGGTCATCGGACAGGTACGATTAATAGAAAAAAACGGTGGCAAGTCGGGACACTATAAAAGACAGGGGGATTGA
- a CDS encoding aldehyde ferredoxin oxidoreductase family protein produces MYGYQGKVLRIDLSKGVSQVEDLNLDEAKKFIGGRGLGTKLFVDEVSPSVDALSPENKILFATGPLTGTPTPTGGRYMVVTKSPLTGTIASSNSGGYWGAELKFSGYDVIIVEGRSEKPVYVMIEDDQVEIRDAAHVWGKVVSETTETLLKEVPEKSRVLTIGPAGEKLSNMAAVMNDVSRAAGRSGVGAVMGSKNLKAITVRGTNKVAIANEEALKAVVKDCNAKIRENGVTGQGLPTYGTAVLVNIINEGGVFPTNNFQLSQFSEAEDTSGELLAEKYLTKKDPCYRCPIACGRYCKVDDIEGGGPEYETIWAFGGDCGVSDMPSIIKSNFWCNEYGLDTISTGATIAAAMELYQKGFIKDEDLDGLSLDFGASNAVVEWTKRIGERAGFGDKMADGSYRLADSYGVPELSMSVKKQELPAYDPRAIQGQGLQYATSNRGGCHVRGYLISPEILGLPEKLDRFTIEGKAAWVKIFQDFTAFIDSSGLCLFTSFAMGAGDYAAMTNAVIGTEWTADDVLLAGERIWNLERVFNLDAGVDPSQDTLPKRLLEDPIAEGPSKGNVARLSELLPEYYELRGWSTDGIPTQERKGLLKI; encoded by the coding sequence ATGTACGGTTACCAAGGTAAAGTTCTAAGAATTGATCTAAGTAAAGGTGTTTCACAGGTAGAAGATTTGAATCTGGATGAGGCAAAAAAATTCATCGGTGGTCGCGGTCTAGGCACGAAACTATTCGTGGATGAAGTATCCCCATCAGTGGATGCTTTAAGTCCGGAGAATAAGATTCTTTTTGCAACAGGTCCATTAACAGGTACACCTACACCAACTGGGGGACGTTATATGGTTGTGACCAAGTCACCCCTTACCGGTACAATTGCATCATCAAACTCTGGTGGATACTGGGGTGCTGAACTTAAATTCTCAGGTTATGATGTAATCATTGTAGAAGGTCGATCAGAAAAACCTGTATATGTTATGATTGAAGACGATCAAGTTGAGATCAGAGACGCAGCCCATGTATGGGGTAAGGTTGTATCCGAAACCACAGAAACACTTTTAAAAGAAGTACCTGAAAAGTCCAGAGTCCTTACGATTGGACCAGCAGGAGAAAAACTTTCTAACATGGCAGCGGTTATGAATGACGTTTCTAGAGCAGCAGGCCGTTCAGGTGTTGGTGCGGTTATGGGTTCCAAAAACTTAAAAGCAATCACTGTTCGAGGTACAAATAAAGTGGCCATTGCCAATGAAGAAGCGCTTAAGGCTGTCGTCAAAGATTGTAACGCAAAAATCAGAGAAAACGGTGTTACCGGACAAGGCTTACCGACTTATGGAACAGCTGTCCTTGTTAACATCATCAATGAAGGCGGCGTATTCCCTACGAATAACTTCCAATTATCTCAATTTTCCGAAGCGGAAGATACCAGTGGTGAACTCCTTGCTGAAAAGTACTTAACCAAAAAAGACCCATGTTACAGGTGTCCCATCGCTTGTGGACGTTATTGTAAAGTCGATGATATTGAAGGCGGCGGTCCTGAATATGAAACCATTTGGGCATTTGGTGGTGACTGTGGTGTATCAGATATGCCATCCATCATTAAATCCAACTTTTGGTGTAATGAATATGGTCTAGATACAATATCAACAGGTGCGACCATAGCAGCAGCTATGGAACTCTATCAAAAAGGCTTTATTAAAGATGAGGACTTAGATGGTTTATCATTAGACTTTGGTGCCAGCAACGCTGTTGTTGAATGGACCAAGCGTATTGGTGAGAGAGCAGGATTTGGCGATAAAATGGCAGACGGTTCTTATCGATTGGCAGATTCTTATGGTGTGCCTGAGCTATCCATGTCCGTTAAGAAACAAGAATTGCCGGCTTATGATCCAAGAGCCATCCAAGGTCAAGGCCTTCAATATGCAACGTCAAACCGTGGTGGTTGTCATGTAAGAGGTTACCTCATTTCTCCTGAGATTTTAGGTTTACCTGAGAAATTGGACAGATTCACCATTGAAGGTAAAGCAGCTTGGGTTAAGATCTTCCAAGACTTTACAGCTTTTATTGATTCATCCGGGCTTTGCCTATTCACATCCTTTGCAATGGGTGCTGGTGATTATGCGGCTATGACCAATGCAGTTATTGGAACCGAGTGGACAGCGGATGATGTGCTACTTGCTGGTGAACGCATCTGGAATCTTGAAAGGGTATTTAACCTTGATGCTGGTGTTGATCCTTCACAAGATACATTACCTAAGCGACTTCTTGAAGATCCTATTGCAGAAGGTCCATCAAAAGGTAATGTGGCAAGACTTTCAGAATTGTTACCTGAATATTATGAACTTCGTGGTTGGAGTACAGATGGTATCCCTACACAAGAGAGAAAAGGGTTGCTTAAAATCTAA
- a CDS encoding MOSC domain-containing protein — protein sequence MSEIVGKVRAINISKEKGVIKESIPEGMFQEDHGLVGDAHAGKWHRQVSLLAQESIDKMTKIGIEGLCSGKFAENLTTEGIILHTLPVGTKVKIGESFHEVTQIGKECHTGCAIKAQVGQCIMPKEGIFTRVLKTGKIRVGDPIEIID from the coding sequence ATGAGTGAGATTGTTGGAAAAGTACGTGCCATTAATATCAGCAAGGAAAAAGGTGTGATCAAAGAATCCATACCGGAAGGCATGTTTCAAGAGGACCATGGTCTTGTGGGAGATGCACATGCAGGTAAATGGCACCGTCAAGTCAGTTTGCTGGCTCAAGAAAGCATTGATAAAATGACGAAGATAGGGATTGAAGGGCTTTGCAGTGGCAAATTTGCAGAAAACTTAACGACAGAGGGTATTATACTTCATACATTGCCTGTAGGTACCAAAGTGAAAATAGGAGAATCTTTCCACGAAGTAACCCAAATCGGTAAGGAATGTCACACCGGTTGTGCCATCAAAGCTCAAGTCGGTCAGTGCATTATGCCCAAAGAAGGCATATTTACAAGAGTCTTAAAAACAGGTAAAATAAGAGTAGGCGACCCAATCGAGATTATAGATTAA
- a CDS encoding substrate-binding domain-containing protein: MNKKIIGVVIVFALVLTAWAVMNMTKEPEFILLSTTTSTQDSGLLDYILPSFTEETGIEVKVVAVGTGKALQMGRDGEADVLLVHAKASEVEFVEEGHGVERFDVMYNDFILVGPQALEYASIGETLEGIKNNEAKFVSRGDDSGTHKKELSIWASADIEPEGDWYISAGKGMGDVLQMANELRAYTLTDRATYLSMKDALELDIVFEADALLLNEYSVIAVDPSKNNEINNSGANAFIAWLLSSDTQEMIGEFGQDLYGQALFFPNAK; encoded by the coding sequence ATGAATAAAAAAATCATTGGCGTTGTAATTGTATTTGCTTTGGTATTAACGGCATGGGCAGTTATGAACATGACAAAAGAACCTGAGTTCATATTGCTATCTACGACAACAAGTACACAAGATAGTGGTTTGTTGGATTATATTTTACCCAGTTTTACAGAAGAAACCGGCATTGAAGTGAAAGTTGTAGCTGTAGGTACAGGAAAAGCTCTTCAAATGGGACGTGACGGTGAGGCAGACGTCTTACTTGTCCATGCAAAAGCCAGTGAAGTTGAGTTTGTTGAAGAAGGACATGGCGTGGAACGTTTTGATGTGATGTACAATGACTTTATACTGGTTGGACCACAAGCTCTTGAATATGCCAGTATAGGCGAAACTTTAGAAGGCATAAAAAACAATGAAGCGAAATTTGTCTCAAGGGGTGACGATTCAGGCACTCATAAAAAGGAACTAAGCATATGGGCATCAGCAGACATCGAGCCAGAAGGCGACTGGTACATATCAGCAGGAAAAGGTATGGGTGATGTGCTTCAGATGGCCAATGAATTGCGTGCATATACCCTTACAGACCGAGCTACCTATCTTTCTATGAAGGACGCACTGGAATTGGATATTGTTTTTGAAGCCGACGCCCTATTATTAAATGAATATAGTGTTATTGCAGTGGATCCTTCTAAGAACAATGAGATTAACAACAGTGGTGCCAATGCCTTTATAGCGTGGCTTCTATCCTCTGATACACAAGAGATGATCGGTGAATTTGGTCAGGACCTATATGGTCAAGCTTTATTTTTTCCGAATGCAAAATAA
- a CDS encoding response regulator transcription factor: MFRVVIVEDEDLIRKGLIYSFDWINYDCIVVGESPNGKDGLEVITELKPDIVITDIKMPFMDGLQMLEAIENRNFETVIITGYAEFEYAKKAIKYQVSEYLLKPINHDELGMVIENLIYKIKNKQMIATLKKQVKSFSDLTLLESDVYFNESNYECRYIPDMLRYIEDHYNKKISIEDLADELELSTTYLSRKFKEETKHTFSDFLNKFRIQKSLELMTDGDYKIYEIAEKVGFSEYKYFSQVFKNYMQSSPSEFLQSNVFLWDKD; encoded by the coding sequence ATGTTTAGAGTCGTCATCGTTGAAGACGAAGATCTCATTAGAAAAGGACTGATCTATTCATTTGACTGGATCAACTATGATTGTATCGTGGTGGGTGAGAGTCCTAATGGAAAAGATGGGCTGGAAGTCATCACAGAACTGAAACCGGATATTGTTATTACAGATATTAAGATGCCTTTTATGGATGGTCTGCAAATGCTAGAAGCTATTGAAAATAGGAACTTTGAAACGGTTATTATTACAGGATATGCCGAGTTTGAATATGCTAAAAAAGCCATTAAGTATCAAGTGTCGGAGTACTTGCTTAAACCAATTAATCATGATGAACTGGGTATGGTTATTGAGAATTTGATTTATAAAATTAAAAACAAACAGATGATTGCAACCCTCAAAAAACAGGTTAAGTCATTTTCAGACCTTACGCTATTAGAATCAGATGTTTATTTTAATGAATCAAATTATGAATGTAGATATATTCCGGATATGCTCAGGTATATAGAAGATCATTATAATAAAAAGATTAGCATTGAGGACTTAGCAGATGAACTAGAACTGAGTACCACCTATCTAAGTCGAAAGTTTAAAGAGGAAACCAAACATACTTTTAGTGATTTCTTGAACAAATTTCGTATTCAGAAGTCTCTTGAACTCATGACAGATGGTGATTATAAAATATATGAAATTGCCGAGAAAGTAGGTTTTTCCGAATATAAGTATTTTTCACAGGTTTTTAAAAATTATATGCAAAGTTCTCCAAGCGAGTTTTTGCAAAGCAATGTTTTTTTATGGGATAAAGATTAA
- a CDS encoding AraC family transcriptional regulator, with translation MIQNFDRYFEKNDGIETDYIKILYYDLAKDYKATYKSYQYTRLCTIVEGSKHVKINDGNEFTYSTSDFILLPPNSSVKMEMKEDTKAIVYEINDKLLDDMIKRIEHQFEYEVTTADKPVVRNQLMAQIKSQIERINAYSMSQDPNKEFLIDLVSQEMVYTLIKNYKLPLRARKKEEPVAYAVQCLKDHLSDSDMTVNEIAYELNMSPSNLIPLFKKATGLTPKAYHNLLKINKAKELLLHKNVSEVSYDLGFESISYFIKLFKHHLGLTPKQYTMKYKQDHLI, from the coding sequence ATGATTCAAAATTTTGATCGCTATTTTGAGAAGAACGATGGCATAGAAACGGATTACATCAAAATCCTATATTATGATCTTGCAAAAGATTACAAAGCCACTTACAAATCATACCAATATACACGGCTCTGTACCATAGTAGAAGGTTCAAAACATGTTAAAATCAATGATGGTAATGAGTTCACTTATTCCACCTCTGATTTTATTTTATTGCCACCAAATTCCAGCGTCAAAATGGAGATGAAAGAAGATACCAAAGCCATTGTCTATGAGATCAACGACAAGCTATTGGATGATATGATTAAACGCATCGAGCATCAGTTCGAGTACGAAGTAACAACGGCTGACAAACCGGTTGTGCGCAATCAATTGATGGCTCAAATTAAGTCACAGATAGAAAGAATCAACGCCTACAGTATGAGCCAGGACCCGAACAAAGAATTCCTCATTGATCTGGTTTCTCAGGAAATGGTTTATACCTTGATTAAAAACTATAAGTTACCCCTTCGTGCCCGAAAAAAAGAAGAGCCTGTGGCGTATGCGGTTCAATGCCTCAAAGACCATCTCTCAGATTCAGATATGACGGTGAACGAGATTGCTTATGAACTGAACATGTCCCCCTCTAACTTGATACCCCTTTTCAAAAAAGCAACAGGCCTGACACCCAAGGCTTATCACAACTTGCTTAAAATCAATAAGGCAAAGGAATTGTTGCTACACAAAAACGTATCCGAAGTCAGTTATGATCTTGGCTTTGAGAGTATTTCCTATTTCATTAAACTCTTTAAGCATCATCTCGGATTGACGCCAAAACAATACACCATGAAATACAAACAGGATCATCTCATATGA
- a CDS encoding ABC transporter ATP-binding protein — protein MNIQVTNLIKKYQDKTVVDMNSIGFLSGNIYGVTGDNGAGKTTLLKILAGLENHDSGSIVYNDQPLGPSLMKKITYLSQTPYLMRSSVYENIIYPLKIRNVDSKIIERKAFEIMEELQVTELRDQLATQLSGGESQKVALSRALVFDPEVLLLDEPTASIDPATIEIIEEAIKKRNKLQNMTIIMISHNIDQVKRMCDEIIYMKKGKRI, from the coding sequence ATGAATATTCAGGTGACGAATCTCATAAAAAAATATCAAGACAAAACCGTTGTTGACATGAACAGTATTGGATTTCTAAGCGGTAACATATATGGTGTTACAGGGGACAATGGTGCGGGTAAAACCACACTGTTAAAAATCCTTGCCGGGCTTGAAAACCATGATTCAGGTAGCATCGTTTACAACGATCAACCTCTTGGACCAAGCCTGATGAAAAAAATTACTTATTTAAGCCAAACGCCTTATCTTATGAGAAGCAGCGTCTATGAGAACATTATCTATCCGCTGAAAATCAGAAATGTGGACAGTAAAATCATAGAAAGAAAGGCCTTTGAAATCATGGAAGAACTTCAAGTGACAGAACTGAGAGATCAGTTGGCCACCCAATTATCCGGCGGAGAATCACAGAAAGTAGCCCTTTCAAGGGCCTTGGTATTTGATCCTGAAGTCTTGTTGTTGGATGAACCGACAGCCAGCATCGATCCGGCCACTATAGAGATAATTGAAGAAGCCATTAAAAAAAGAAACAAGCTTCAGAATATGACCATTATCATGATTTCTCACAACATAGATCAAGTGAAGCGTATGTGTGATGAGATTATATATATGAAAAAAGGTAAAAGAATATAG
- a CDS encoding molybdopterin biosynthesis protein: protein MGRDNVYITNIPLEEALKTYLEALPSPVGTQIIDADEALHRTTAKAVFAKRSSPNDHCAAMDGIAVVAEKTHGANERNPLKLKLHDDFEYVNTGNLMPRGKDAVIMIEDIAPLDDDQVEIIEAAYAWQHIRQVGEDIISGEMILPSRHKIRPLDLGALLSGGADKIEVLNKLKVGILPTGNEIVQSMEALEKGKILDTNSSVIKGLLLELGCEPTVYTPAIDDPVILTAAIKKGIEENDFLMTIAGSSAGSKDFTVNIIEELGDVIVHGVAIKPGKPTILGKMDGKGIVGLPGYPVSAFFAFEKFVKPLIESWYGLPHAHHQVKAKLTQRIISSVKNEELIRVTVGQVEDQWIVTPLSRGAGVTMSLVRADGILTVPRLFEGIESGEWVTVELMKALEDIEQRLVIIGSHDLLIDIIADEMPISSTHVGSFGGLMAMKKKECHIAPIHLIDETTGIYNISSVRKMFPEGDMSLIQGVKRLQGLMVKKGNPKGIKKFEDLTTEGVVFVNRQRGAGTRQLLDFELKKRDIDPENIEGYHRELTTHMAVAVAVLSEGTDVGLGIYAAAETMGLDFIPIGYETYDFLVSNKVLEEPRIKNFIKVLKSEGFRHKLELIGGYTYKDAGSILQIGAQDD from the coding sequence ATGGGAAGAGATAACGTATACATTACCAACATTCCTCTTGAAGAAGCACTTAAAACTTACCTAGAAGCCTTGCCCAGTCCTGTAGGGACACAAATTATTGACGCAGATGAAGCTTTACATAGAACAACAGCCAAGGCGGTTTTTGCCAAACGTTCCTCGCCAAATGACCATTGTGCTGCCATGGACGGTATTGCGGTGGTTGCAGAAAAAACCCATGGTGCCAATGAAAGAAATCCTTTGAAGTTGAAGCTTCATGATGATTTTGAATACGTTAATACGGGTAACCTTATGCCTAGGGGTAAAGATGCAGTCATTATGATTGAAGACATCGCCCCTCTAGATGATGACCAAGTGGAGATTATTGAAGCGGCTTATGCTTGGCAACACATTCGCCAAGTGGGAGAAGACATTATAAGTGGAGAGATGATTTTACCAAGTAGGCACAAGATAAGACCACTAGATCTAGGGGCACTTCTTAGTGGCGGTGCAGATAAAATAGAGGTTCTTAATAAATTAAAAGTCGGTATACTGCCCACAGGAAATGAGATTGTTCAATCCATGGAAGCTCTGGAAAAAGGTAAAATACTAGATACCAACTCCAGTGTCATCAAAGGCTTGTTATTAGAACTAGGGTGTGAACCTACAGTCTATACACCTGCAATAGATGATCCGGTGATACTAACAGCAGCTATAAAAAAGGGCATAGAGGAAAATGATTTTCTCATGACCATCGCCGGCTCTTCAGCCGGATCAAAGGACTTTACTGTAAATATTATAGAAGAACTTGGTGACGTGATTGTTCATGGTGTAGCCATTAAGCCGGGGAAGCCGACGATTCTTGGGAAGATGGATGGCAAGGGTATTGTAGGTCTTCCGGGTTACCCGGTTTCAGCTTTTTTTGCTTTTGAAAAATTTGTTAAACCATTAATTGAATCCTGGTATGGATTGCCTCATGCCCATCATCAAGTTAAGGCCAAATTGACCCAAAGAATTATATCCTCCGTTAAAAACGAAGAACTCATAAGGGTTACAGTGGGTCAAGTGGAGGATCAGTGGATTGTGACACCCTTAAGTAGAGGTGCCGGTGTCACCATGAGTCTGGTAAGAGCTGATGGGATATTAACGGTTCCAAGACTTTTTGAAGGCATTGAGTCCGGTGAATGGGTGACAGTTGAATTAATGAAGGCACTCGAGGACATCGAACAACGTTTGGTAATCATCGGCAGTCATGATCTATTGATTGATATCATCGCCGATGAAATGCCGATATCTTCAACCCATGTCGGTAGCTTTGGCGGACTCATGGCCATGAAGAAAAAAGAATGTCATATTGCACCTATTCATCTCATCGATGAAACCACAGGGATTTACAACATATCCAGTGTTAGAAAAATGTTCCCCGAAGGGGATATGTCACTGATTCAAGGGGTCAAGCGCCTTCAAGGCCTGATGGTAAAAAAAGGCAACCCGAAAGGTATAAAGAAGTTTGAAGATCTAACAACGGAAGGTGTTGTCTTTGTCAACAGGCAAAGAGGCGCCGGCACACGACAACTTCTGGACTTTGAATTAAAAAAGAGGGACATAGATCCAGAGAACATAGAAGGTTATCATAGGGAGTTGACCACCCATATGGCAGTAGCTGTAGCGGTCTTGTCCGAAGGTACGGATGTGGGGCTTGGCATCTATGCGGCGGCAGAAACCATGGGCCTTGATTTCATTCCCATTGGGTATGAAACCTATGACTTTTTGGTTTCAAATAAGGTTTTGGAAGAACCCAGGATAAAGAATTTTATTAAGGTCTTGAAGTCCGAAGGATTTAGGCATAAACTAGAATTAATAGGTGGTTATACCTACAAAGACGCGGGAAGCATACTTCAGATAGGAGCACAGGATGATTGA